The following is a genomic window from Spodoptera frugiperda isolate SF20-4 chromosome 18, AGI-APGP_CSIRO_Sfru_2.0, whole genome shotgun sequence.
ttattttatacaaaactaacCACAGACAACTCAAACCATAGACTCATCACAACACTAGTCACTATCACATTATCACAATAGATTATAGAGCCATGTAACATAAACAAGCACAACAACAAAGTAAAGATAACTCACATTTTACTAAGTTTACATTTAACGACATCAAGTATAATACGTAGCTagcatataattaaaaatgattacGCTGTTTCTCAATTTAATGCTCTTCATGCCGCCACCACCAGAAaagtaagaaagaaaatatcaaaatttctaAGTAATTGAAGTTTCAAATACAGACTAGCAGTCCACTGTTGCAGGTTTTTATGCTAATGTAAAAGAAAGCAACAGAAAACTGTGTAAACTAAGTTGTGTTACCTTTGTTTTGTTCTTTGTGTATGCCAGTGCGCAAGTCAAACTCCTCCCACTTGACTAGATACCTCTGAGCTCTTCAGAACTAGAGCTGTACCTACAGTACCTTTCGTCATTTTACATATTCTTATCATAAATTGAGCAATTAATTGATAGTTAACTAAAGACCAATTAGGCTACCATCTATTATGGCTAATTATGGAGCACTCAGATCAAATTGGGAATTCAAAAAACAAGAATGTAAACACTCAGTATGTTTTTTTTCCTGTCTGTTAGTTGAGTAGTCCAATGTCTTGACATTAATTTAGCTGTTCACTAAACATTACTGCTTGTTCAAGTCTCCTGAGTATAACTCAACTAACTAGCGTTAATAAAGCTATATAGCGTTTTTCAGCTTTGTAATATTACAGCTAAATGAAATCTGCTGAACTAGACTACACTTAGTCCGAAATATAACGTACAAGCTGAGTTATAAACACAGGAAAGCTCTTGATGCATTCAAATAGTTATTTATGCTGGTTTAGTtggtctcacgaaagttaaaatgCTATTTTGcagatgtgttttttttttctaatcagTCTCAAATAGGTAAATGTATTTGAATGTTTGCAGCACGGGCGGCGGCATCTCGTCGCTGTCGCCTTCGTCGCGCGACGCCGTCGTGGACCCCATCGCCGAGCTGCTCTCGCAACTGTCGGGAGTGCGGCGCGGCGCCGGCCAGCCCGGCACGCCCAGCCAGCTGCAGCAGCTACAGATGCAGCTGCAACTGGAGCGGCAGCAGGCCACGGTCAGACCCTCACCATTACTGTTTATTATACTGTATCATACTGTGTCGGACATCGTATCGATTAACGTTCaatccaattttattaattatagtttaatCATCGACAGGCGGCTCGACAACAGTTGGAGCGACTGCCGCGGCGCGCAGGCGGAGCGACCGGCGGAGCCAGCGGCagcgcgcccccgcccgcgccaCAGCCTGCCGTAGCGCAGCCCCAACCACAACCCGAACCTAGCGATTCGCAGTTTCTCCTTTCTGGCTTCCTCGGTGAGTACGGCAATCACAGACTTGTGTCGCTGCTCGTGACTCGGTCGTAACGTCCCGGTGTATGCGCAGGTGCCAGCGACAGTCAGGCGGGGCCCGAGGCGGAGAGCCGCGCGGCGCTGCTGCGCGGCCTGGTGCTGGCGTCCCTGGGGCGCGCGGCGCCGGCGTGGCGGCCGCCCCCGCctgccgcgccgcccgcgccgccggcGCCGCTGgagcccgcgccgcccgcgctgGCGGTGGCGGCGCGCGTGAAGCCGACGCCGCGCAGCAAGGTAGCGTGCCGGGGCGAGgcggaggcggagcgcgtgtgACGGCGCGGCTGACGCAGTGTGTGTGTGCAGGAGAcggcgcgcgcggcggcggcggcggcggcgcggctgCCGGAGCGCAGGTAGGAGCGGCGCGGCCCGCCCGCCGTGCCCGCCACGGACGTCGGTGGACGAAACTGTTGGATGTTTACTCGTTAGATGTTACGGTAGTCCGCGAGGTACGCGCCGGAGGGTAAAGTTTGTGGCCGTCGATGTTGTTAGTGTTTATCCGTTGTAAATATGGAGTCGCGGGCGTGTCGCGAGCCCCGGCCGGAGACGCACCGTTACCTGGACTCGTTTCTTTGTTTTACGCTAACACTTATTAGTGGacgcttttgtttgttttgttggcTTTCGAAATATCCGTGTGATTTCCTTTATCGTAGAGATTTAATAGTGATGGAATGTTTTAATCGATTTAACTACgattaaattttaaagaataatgaTATGCATAGGGCatcgttattaaattattatcgtaCGAGAGGAGTCCTATTGAATTGCATTTGCATTAAGATTagataagttaaaataattcgccgattattcaaaatttataataaaattttgacaaTGGTCAATCTTTAAAGTTTGACGTCGATTGTTTAGGGtcgttattaaataattaagtattgtatttatcttatataaagtgtaggtattgttttaatttattcagcAACTTAACATATTTCACGGTAAACACTGACTCCTctctaaagttatttttataaagcaGTTGAGAACATACATACTTACCCACAAATTTTCACTAGCTACTCAAACAAAGTGCTTATTAGTTTGATTATTATACTCCAACATTACAAAATGTTTGTATGTACCCTAATTAAAttctataatattatgcaatgtatttcatttactaaattaatagcAACCAAGCCCacaaatttgttttatttcatccaTGTTGAGAATATCTTACTGAAACATGGACTTGTTACTAAATACTAACTTTATTTACTTGAAAGAGAACTAATGTTTGTAATGTATTGTTTAAAGCTAAAGTGCTATATTGTCTACAATGTTGGAGTCTTACACCagatatattattagtttattcgAAACTGTGATTAACACCAGcagttttcattataatatttgtgacaatatgaaaaaatactagCAGTTAAAACTATTAGGCTCAAAGAACTAACTGCACAGGTTCCCAATTTTCTGCTGATTGTCAGCTGATAGATAACTTTTAATCATATTGAACGCCTAATTTATCTAGTGGGTATCAAATATCCTATATCTAAAGCATACTAGCTTCTAGACTTTGCtaaaaagaaaagattttgaatttataatgtCATCATCTCAAAAATGCTCCCAAAAGACTCAACAAATAATGATTCTGGCTACTAAACATAATTTTCCTTGTGtattctataaattattttagaacaaaTGATGTTTGTAAAGTACAAAAAAACAGATTTATTCAAAGGAAAATTACATTTCAGCAATTATGTCGCTtatcatagttttattttatggttttgtattatattagattgaatatttttatgtggtaatacttatttcaaatacaaaactcaaaatgaaatatttttaatgatgacAACATTTTATGTCTTGAGTATTTGATTTGACGTTTTTATACTTGACGCTGTCACCGTCATTCTGTCACTGATCTAAATAGCAGAAATGTTGAATTgttgaaattgtaaataaatgcaATTTAAGGTtgttaagatttaaaaaatattattatccacTAGGATTAAGGCTTTAACATAATCTGAACTAATTTATTTGCGAAATGGCAAGTGAGGAACATAAAAAACTTTCAGACTACATAAAAAGTGTGCATTTATCACTTAGGAAGTCAAGTTCCAAACTAGGAGCCGACACAGCATGGCAGGAACATTGTTGTAAAGTAGACACTTTATCAAAATATGCAGAATGCATGCAGAAATTAGCCACCACACATTGGGAAACTAACTGTAATAGTGATACAAGTGAAGCAACCTCTAGAATCAAATGGGCAGTTGAATTCTGCCACGAATATTTCAATAACCAGTTGTACAAGAAGTACCGAGATAAAGAGTTGGAAATTTCTCAGAGTATAGGTCTACAAGTAGAACTTGAAGAATCATTCTCTGAACCCATTAAACTACTTGATGTCGGTAGTTGCTATAATCCTTTCAAAGTGTACAACATGTTTGATGTAATAGCAATAGATTTATGCCCTGCTAATTCTTCTGTTCTGAAATGTGACTTTTTAAATGTAGCAATTGGGAACTGTCACATAATAAAGGATTTGACTGCAACTCAACTCCAGCAAGAGTCGTTTGATGTTATAACCTTTTGTTTTCTCCTTGAGTACATACCTTCCTCCGAGTTAAGAATTGCAGCATGTGAGAAAGCTTACAAACTTGTGAAACCCGGTGGCATCCTTATAATAAACACTCCTGATTCTAAACATGTTGGAGCAAATAGCAAGATTATGAAATGCTGGAGATACACACTGGCTCAAATAGGTTTCAATAGAATAAAGTATGAAAAAGCTAAGTTTATGCATTGTATGGCGTTTAGAAAATCATTGGACAAAAAAATTGCTCAACGATGGGCATTATTGTACAAAGAACCTTATATGGAATATGCCATCCATATACCTCAAGATTCCAATATTTTAGATGATGAAGAGTTagacacaacacaacacatagATGAAGACTCTGTTCTGGATGATTTTCAAGAATTAcctttcaattaaataatacgTCATAATTTTAGTCAATTTTTATTCACCCTTAAAGTAAACAATTACAGCTAAATGTTAACCTTAAATACAATCTTAATTGACTAATGTATGTCAGTAGATTTATAAGTAATAGAACATGGACTCATCACTCATATAGTGATGATGTCACTTACTAACAACTTTTAGTtgaaaaagacaaaattatcaTACTAGATACCTATTGATTTCTTTAACGTTTTGGTCACCAAAAGTCAATATCTGCAGCAAGTTCACAATAAACCATCTGTTTCTTTTACGTTAGTAATTACAATAGCTATTTCACTTTAATTTTTATGCTGATGCTCCAAATTTAGCTTTCCGTTTGGCCAATTTTTCTTGGTTCTCTATATCAGTCATTATTTTAGAGACTGACTGTCCAAACCTTTCAGCCCTTTTCTTGAATTTCTCTAAATTCACTGAAGTACCAGAGTTTGAGATGGCTGAACTTTTAGCTGATACAGTTTGGCCAAATCTTTGTTTACGGGCTTCTTTCCTCTCATCTTCACTCATTTTTACTGGTAATCCAAATCGTTTTGCCCTCATTTCCAACCGTGTTTTAGTATCTATATCTGCtgtaattttaatcttattacTTGAGGGATTTATCTCGGCCGCTGCTACATCTTTGTCTTCAACGGTTGTTGCAGGAGTAGATGTTATAGATATAGCTCTGTTTAACACAATTTTTTTAGCAGCAGACTCCTTACTTTCTGTTGATTTATTATCTTCAGGTTTATCTTTAGATACTTCTGTTGAGGTTATTCTCCTTTTGAGGGTTCGGGGCGGTTTAGCTTCTGGCGTGGTCTTTACGGGAGATGGCTGTTCAGAAAGTGCTAACTCTTCATTCAGAGTATCCACAGCATTGTCGTCGAGTATGTCACCTTGGCTTTTATCATCTTCATCTTCCAAAACACCATCGGAGTCAATTTCATCGGAATCTAAATTGATGTCGCCGTGCTCATCTTGAGACATTGCAGCTTGAAGTCGTGCTACTAACTCTGCTTTATCTCCCGTATATGACAGTCCGCGGGACTTTAATTCCTTTCGCAAATCGACCACTTTCATTTTAGACACTTCTGTTACAGTAGAATCTGCCATTGCGATGGAAACAACAACTGAATttcctataaaaatacaatttaccaAATTATTGTAAGGTACGCGCACGGCGGCAaaccacagataataaataaaagtaaaactgaCATTAATGACATTTACGTTCAATGACaacttaacttttttataatctCCGAGTTTTACAGGTTTAAAAGAGTATTTAGTAATTATAGGTGTCAGAACTGTAAAACTTAACGTATCAATTTTATAATCCTTTTTTATACAATCACAAACATTTCACATATACCTTTTCAAAGgtgcataataataatacaaagacATTGAAAAaggcaatatttatttactaaacgaCTGAATAATGGGGTTGCTCGGTGAAAGCTACATCCAAATGAcgctaagaaactaccgttggtcgtctcacctcagtttcaaagtacccctctgactgcctcagccggtattggaatacttggcatcaacatttcgagcgacgtccagttccgtggtcatctggaggataaggctaaattagcctcgaaaaagcttggtgtgctcaacagatcgaggcagtatttcactccagcccatcgcctgcttctatataaggcgcaagttcggccccatatggaatactgctctcatctttgggcgggggcaccccagtaccagcttcatcctctggaccgcgttcagcggcgtgcggttcggattgttgagtgtcaggaagtttcaaaccgacttgacactttggcaatgcgtagagatgtagcttcattgtgcattttctatcgcttataccacggggagtgctctgaggaattgtttggtcttattcctgccgcttcttttcgccatcgacccacacgacagcatttccatccccaccatatagatggttggcaggccacaactgtgcgcttctcgcgcaactttctgcctcgcacagcaaaactgtggaatgagctgtcgtcggcggtatttccgaaccgatacgaccttcaaaccttcaagaaaagagcatactcctttttaaaaaacaaaggccggcaacgcacctgtgactcctctggtgttgcgggtgtccatgggcggcgctgatcgcttaccatcaggtgactcgtttgctcgtttgcctcctattccataaaaaaaaaaaaaaaaaaaaaaaaaaaaaaaaaaaaacgctagtATAGATGAACCGATAGTGTGGCAGCCATTATTCTTGATTGCTATGcctaaatacctatatttatcaTATAACGGAAAGGCGAACTAAAAAAACGTGATGATACTTTACGTGGCAAGTTCGTTGAAAGGTAATGTGTTTTCGTTTAATATTTTGCCCATTTTAGCTGTTCAGTCTTTGTATTcatatagataataatttatatatatgaCATTATCATGAAGTACTAATGGAAGATTATTTCAGGTTGGATTTATATATCTAATTTTGGTATGCCACAGCGAGTCATTTTATTAGGACCAAAGACTACTATAGTATACCAGCTAATTTTATTGGGACTATCGATGCTACCGCCACTTTGACAGTTTCCCACCCATTTGACAACTACCATATTGACAttgacaattttataataataacaggCCTACTACGGGAGTGTCGGCATCTTCCCTACTAAATTAAATGGCAGACAGAATGAGGattgtttgttgtttaaaaGCCGGTTGTTGTGAAAACTAATATCTAAAACACATAAGTGATTTAACAAATGTTCAAagatttataaatgtaatattgtgaAAAATGGCTGTACAAACATCAGATCATGATTTGTTTGTTGAACAATTCTTATTAGAAGATGAAAATAATGTTATGCCTTTACCAGATATTGAAGC
Proteins encoded in this region:
- the LOC118277852 gene encoding E3 ubiquitin-protein ligase KCMF1 isoform X1; protein product: MNRHEGVSCDSCLKNNFRGRRYKCLICIDYDLCAACYESGATTNQHTTEHPMQCILSRSDFDLYYGGEALTLEQPQAYTCPFCNRMGFTDTALMEHVTAEHADTTLAVVCPVCASMPGGEPNFVTDDFAGHLTLEHRTGPRDLISFLDEPSGIRHGGVRRTPHSGRGVSRARRTNMQFSTGGGISSLSPSSRDAVVDPIAELLSQLSGVRRGAGQPGTPSQLQQLQMQLQLERQQATFNHRQAARQQLERLPRRAGGATGGASGSAPPPAPQPAVAQPQPQPEPSDSQFLLSGFLGASDSQAGPEAESRAALLRGLVLASLGRAAPAWRPPPPAAPPAPPAPLEPAPPALAVAARVKPTPRSKETARAAAAAAARLPERR
- the LOC118277852 gene encoding E3 ubiquitin-protein ligase KCMF1 isoform X2 gives rise to the protein MNRHEGVSCDSCLKNNFRGRRYKCLICIDYDLCAACYESGATTNQHTTEHPMQCILSRSDFDLYYGGEALTLEQPQAYTCPFCNRMGFTDTALMEHVTAEHADTTLAVVCPVCASMPGGEPNFVTDDFAGHLTLEHRTGPRDLISFLDEPSGIRHGGVRRTPHSGRGVSRARRTNMQFSTGGGISSLSPSSRDAVVDPIAELLSQLSGVRRGAGQPGTPSQLQQLQMQLQLERQQATAARQQLERLPRRAGGATGGASGSAPPPAPQPAVAQPQPQPEPSDSQFLLSGFLGASDSQAGPEAESRAALLRGLVLASLGRAAPAWRPPPPAAPPAPPAPLEPAPPALAVAARVKPTPRSKETARAAAAAAARLPERR
- the LOC118277853 gene encoding S-adenosylmethionine sensor upstream of mTORC1: MASEEHKKLSDYIKSVHLSLRKSSSKLGADTAWQEHCCKVDTLSKYAECMQKLATTHWETNCNSDTSEATSRIKWAVEFCHEYFNNQLYKKYRDKELEISQSIGLQVELEESFSEPIKLLDVGSCYNPFKVYNMFDVIAIDLCPANSSVLKCDFLNVAIGNCHIIKDLTATQLQQESFDVITFCFLLEYIPSSELRIAACEKAYKLVKPGGILIINTPDSKHVGANSKIMKCWRYTLAQIGFNRIKYEKAKFMHCMAFRKSLDKKIAQRWALLYKEPYMEYAIHIPQDSNILDDEELDTTQHIDEDSVLDDFQELPFN
- the LOC118277854 gene encoding SAP domain-containing ribonucleoprotein, whose amino-acid sequence is MADSTVTEVSKMKVVDLRKELKSRGLSYTGDKAELVARLQAAMSQDEHGDINLDSDEIDSDGVLEDEDDKSQGDILDDNAVDTLNEELALSEQPSPVKTTPEAKPPRTLKRRITSTEVSKDKPEDNKSTESKESAAKKIVLNRAISITSTPATTVEDKDVAAAEINPSSNKIKITADIDTKTRLEMRAKRFGLPVKMSEDERKEARKQRFGQTVSAKSSAISNSGTSVNLEKFKKRAERFGQSVSKIMTDIENQEKLAKRKAKFGASA